The sequence GTTTGCAGCGCCTCCAGGAGACTGTCCATCACGCCCTCCTGCGTCTGCGGGGCATCCATATCAACCACTGCCTTTTTACGCTGCTGGCGCTCTTGCTGCTCACGGGCAGACTGTTCTCGGGCCTCCTGCAGACGACGCTTCTTCTCCAGCTCCTCTCGCACCCGTACATTGTCATTGTGCGCAGATTGGAAGGCATCCTTAAAGGTCTTGATGTCAGCAAAGAACTCTTCCATCGTGTATTTGCTGGGATCGAAGGCATAGTACTCGCTGAGGTCCTTGTACAGCTTTTCCATTTGCAATTGCATTTTGCCTGTAAAAATAACATCGTGTTAGTAAATTTGCTTCTATTCTGTGGATTATTTTCTGAACTATAACTTTCGCATAACAAATCTTACCAAGCACATCCACTTGCTGCCTGCATTCCTCGGCAAACTTGCCCATAACTTCACTAAACTTGTCATCGTCGCACTGCGGCACCTTGTTGTTTTGCAGATCGGTTTCCAAATTCTTTACCGCCGAATTCATTTGACGCATTGCTTTTTGAATGGCATCCATGTTGACCCGCGACGCCTTATTCACATGCGATAGATCGTCGTAGAAGTTCAATGCATCTGGGAACTTCTTCTCAACCAGATCAGCCAGGTAGTGCAGCAATGTCTGCTTATTATCCGCATCTTTCGTGTTGGACAACTTGGTGAGATAACTAATCTCAAAGCCAAAGGCGGCCTCGTTCTTCGAGCCCGAGTTCATGTAGTTGCCAAGGAGGAGAATGAGTTCCAGGATCTTGGAGAACTTTTTGCTGTTTCGGACCTCTTCGCAAGCTGCCGTTCCCGCCACAATATCGGGTTTGATGTCCTGTACCATATCCGCATAGGTTAACTTGAAGTTCAGATTGTGAAGACGTGGCGAAAGACGTTTTATTTCCCCTAAAAATTAAACGAGTTATTAATCTGAGATTTCGTATTCAAAATAGTAATAAACTTACCTATCGTCGCAGCAAATTGTTCGATTGGTGGCAACGGTTCTCCCTTGGCCTTGATCTCCTGCAGACGTTTAAGTTGCTCTGGCGGCGGGAGGTACTGGATAAGTTGCTGAAGGATGTTGGAAGACAGAATGGCGGTGTCGCAGCGCAGCAAGCAAATCTTGATCTGTTCGTAGGACAGGTGCTTCAGTGATCCTCCCAACATAATAGCCAAGTTCTGTGCCGTCTTCGAGTCCAGCACACGTAGATCCACATTTTTCTTGGTCAGCGTCGTCGGCTTGTCCACCGCATCCTTTTGTTCTTTCTTCACAGGCTTGGAGGAGAATTTCACGGCCAGCTCGGCAAGGAAATCGTCCTGAGCCAGCTTATCCTCCTGACACTTGACCCAGAACGCCTTATCGGACATTTTGGCCGGGACAATAGCCTTCCAGTTGGCCCGCTTCATTGGATTCTTGACATCCCACTTCTTTTTCGGTTTCAGACCATGAGGAAGAACCGGAACCATCGGTCCCATCATCATGGGCGGAGGGGGCGGTCCACCAGGTCGAATCATGCCTGGCATAGGTGGAGGCGGTGGACCTCCCATTCCTGGCggtggtggaggtggaggcGGTCCACCCGCCCTTCCGGGCATGGGAGGTGGCGGTGGCGGCGGTGGTCCACCACCTGCTCTGCCCGGCATTGGTGGCGGCGGTGGTGGAGGTGGTCCTCCTCCGGGCGGTGGCGGTGGCATGGGTATGTTCACTTTGGGTAGCTTATTGGGCGACGGCGCCGCCACACCATTAGCCTCCATCAGTTTGACTTTCTCCTCAAGATGAGCCGCCTTCGCCTCCGCTTCCTGCTTAGCGCTTTCCAACTGCTCAATCTTCTTCTCGTACTCCTCCGATCGCTTTGACTCCTTGGCCTTGGCCTTCTCCACAATATCGTCCAGCAGCAGTGAGGTGTCTATATTAAAGTTTCTATTCTCAAAGTTCGGATCACAGTAGCCCTTGTGGAAGACAATCTGCGAGATGCACTCCTCAATTAGTTGATAGTAGGCGGGTCGGAAGTAAAAGTCATCTCTGATGTACAACAAATGCTGCAGGATGGACAGGAAGTAGGGTTCGGAAGTGGTGTCAGTCACCAGGTTTTTCAGCACATCGAAGCAATCCGTGGCATCATCCATATTAAAGGTGACATTATCAAAGCGCTGCACAAACTCCTCGAAATCATCCTCGCGAATCTCGTTGAAGATCTTAAAGTGCTGCTGCAGTGCATCATTATTGCTAGCCTCCACGATTTTAGTGAATTCATCCAGGCGATCGTACAGACCCATGCGCATAATCTCACATCGTAGATGCAGACGGAAATTCAAGTCCGTGGGAGTATTTGTGAGGGTGTTAATGAAAATCAAGCTGTGGCAGGCCAACTCCCGTTTGGGATCCAGTTGATCCGTTGCAAACAGTGCATCCACTATGGGTCGAAATCGTTCACTGGCCTTAAAGGATGTCGCCGCAATTGTGGTAATGGCTCTAAGGACCTTCTCGTAGCCATTACGCTCATAGACAATGCAAAAGGAGGCCAGTAGTTTAAGGGCCTCGCACATGGTCTGCGGCTTTCGGGGATCCAGTGACTGCGCCAGGAGCAACACAACACTGTGCTGATCCGGATTGAGCACCACGTTTAGGCCCCACGTATTGTTCATGATCGCCTTCAGGCAGCGAATGGCCTCGAACTCAATCTTATCATAGCTAGCATCCTTCTTTGACCTGGCCAACAGTTTCTCGATCGTCCCGATGCCGGCCACCCCGAATTCCTTGATCCACGAGATCGGATTGCTGGTAAGCGCCACGCGCAGAGATTCCACGCACTGGTACACCTTGTGGGTGCTGTGCTCCCCATTCTGCAGATACTCCACATAGTCTATGGGCTTCTCGAACCGGGAATTGGCGCTGCGCTCCAGTGAGTTTTTACCTGGAACAGAGATTGGAATGTTAATCGGATGAGTGAGTGTATTAGATATCGGTAAGGGAATTTACTGGATAATAACTTTGCCAAGCCACAAAGGAATTTTACATTCAAGTGTGAGAATAAAGAAGAGCTTGTTACAtttagcaaaataaataaattgacTTAAATCATAAGTTACGCTTTAAGCCCTGACAacaagttaaatattttaaagatttttatgtTTTAGAACTCCTTGAAATgtttgtacatttttttacACATTACAGGAAATTTATTACAAATAATATTGTACGCTAACATCATATAATACTTATAAAGTATGGTTTTTTTCAACTAAGTTGACTACTTAAagttaaaatgaatttttttatttttacctAACAGTCATACcgttacaaaaattaatattgttttacccttaaactaaataaaataaattttaagaaagtggataggtacaaaattcaaAGCAAATTAGTGATTCAGCTAATGTCTGTAGTAATTTGTAGATAATACTTTTAATGGTATTTTACACAATACCTCAAGGTTTTCCTTTAAAAGAAAGAGGTTGGCCCCCGCTGACAACACCCCTGAATTTAGTCATATCAACGCTGATTCATTATTCACTATCTCCGTATAAAAACGACATACTTTCACATAGAGGCAGTTTGATAAGAAAATCGTTTAACTAATGAAAATAACCTCTTAAGGAGTGTCAGCTAACATGACATTTaatcttaaattaaaaacaaatgtattttaattaaaaactaatcAGCAGATTTTGATAATTCTATATGTAAATGATTGGCTAGCGATGAAAATATGATTATTGAATTCCAATTTCGTGAATACTATAGACAATTCTTTTTCTAGGTGGTTCATTGTCTTTTGATTCACTATTTCAAGTTTTATGGAATAGTCTTAAGACAAGCGCAGTGAAAAGTAATTACTAGAAACCAACCTTAATGAGGGACCTTCTATGAAACCACCCGCCCTTTTAAATGATTACCTGCACCACTGACATCATTCAAATTGGCCTAATCCCTGCCCGCACTTTATACGTTTATCCGTCAAAACCAAACTACGCTAACTGTTTTATTAATTAACTGAAAACGCCTAACGAAGCGTGTTAATGAACAGCTTTTTGTACGAGTATTTTTTTGCTGTCGGCCAGTCCATTGTTTGTGTTTTAAATTCAGTTTCGCAACAAGTGGTTGGGGGTGGAGGGTTCTGCCACAATAAACACGACCCACAAATATTTACTTtagtttcttttatttttactcCAAGCTATCTGCACCTATAAGATACGTTTTTGCCGCAGCTCAAGTTTATTGACAAGCATCAGAATTTATTTTCAGCTTGATTTTGTCATAATGTGTTTAACGTTTTCGCATATTTGCATTTTATGGCCGTTCCAAAGTGTAAGGAAAATCACTCACAGAGGTTGAGAgagcaaaaataaaactcTCTTTTGTCTACTACACTGAAACTAAAGACTCAATGactatttaaatgaaattgtaaaatattagAAGCTTATTTTTACATCAAGGACTAATATTTGTTAATGATAATCGATGGTAGGCTTCTCAATAAAATTTACTTGGTGCTTTGATATGATCTTAAAAATGAtatgatttaaaatatatgatatataGTTAATAAGTAAAATTATTTTCAGTGTACATTTGCCTTATACTAGTCTATCTATCTCTGGCATTTGCAATGCACTTGCTTATACAACAAAAAGAACGAGCtgcgaaataaaaaaataattttctcACTGCCACTTGACGtaatttaaattgtataatATGCATGGTAAAGGAAAATTCAATGTCTTCGCATTCTCATTTTTTGCCGCTCGACTTTTGTCACGCATTCGTCGTACGTTAAATACTACTTATATAGCTCTTGGTTTTACTTGATAAAATGGGGGAGAAGATAGTCCGAGGTTGTGGCGCAATAAACCGTTACAAACGATAAGAGAAACTTTGATTCTACATATTTCAAGACTGATAATGGACCATGGGCCATGGGGAATTAACTGGAGCGAAACCCAAAGAATGAAGCTGAAAGCTGAGTTGGCATTGAAATATGCTCAAGATATACATAGCTGGCGATGTGGTACAGTGATAACTGCTTCGTAGTACTCTGGAGTATATTTCTAGTAGTATTTTAGTAAATGAATGAGTAAAGTTGAAAAATAAGCAACATTTAGCGGGGCTTTCCAAACTTTTTAACCGACCATCTGGAGACAGTCCTTATCAACTACACAATGAGAACTATGAATCAGTAATTTTTGTGGTGAATTTGTAATAATTTGTAATGATATTTTTAATGGAAATCTGTTTAATTATAACGTGCTACAAATACTGGTACTAAAAAAGTTTACCCTAACTTCTAccttataattcccaactgtTTATAGCTGGCTTCCACCCAAAAAGTTCTTAGCTTCTGCTTGaaaaatttatgttttaaCCAATTAACAAGGAAATTTCCCACTTATATAAAATATCGTTGACATCACTGCTATTAATACGAATAATTttcaacaaattaaaaaagggACATCCCTCAAAAAGAGGTATGTGATACGAAAACAAATAGAACCGAACATGGTTGCAAAGCAAATTGGCAACTAAAGGGAAGGGGTAAGCAAACAGAAAGCGCACACCGATGAAAGCCAAGTTCACAGATACACGTACCGTTACCTGCTAATCTTATCAAAAATGGAATGCAATTTACCCGGGAATAcggaaaaaaacaaagaagTATAAAAAGTCATCCAACTTAGTTGCGCGAAAATCGATTGCCGGCTATTtgatatacccttgcagaagGAGTTATAATGTTGGTCATTAGgaaagttaaaattttaggATGCTTTAGGAGTTTCACTATTCATAAACTTTTTTTCAAACCTATAAAGCTGATATAAAGATTTTTTCTATATCTATGGTTTATTTCTTGATATGGGAACCGTTAAACCCGTTTTATATCAGAtcttaaaaaactaaaactttttattctgatgactgcaagggtatacaagcaTCGACTTGTTAACCTTTTTGTAATACTCTTTACCTTTCAAGTGCCACAGAAGCATCTTTTGTCGTTCTTCCTTCGATTTGGCCAACAGGGGCTCCCTCTTATCCTTGGGTATATTCATATCCTCTATAATCTCCAGGAATTTGGCATCCAGCTCCGCAACGGTCAGTTGCTGGATATACTGCTCAAAATCCTCCACACCCGGCACTACATAATTATCCTGTGATACGGGTCGTCCTCCATGGGTTAAGGTTCCACTGCCGATTGTTCCTCCTTTGGATTTTGAGGGCCTTCCGAACAGGCTGTCCAGGATTCCGCCCCCCGTAGATTTAGTTTTCTCGTGACGAGACATTCTGCAAAGAAGAAAACAAAtacattaagtttattttgcgttttgttttttttaaggaAGAAAACCTAACCCCAGCTTTTTAAGACGCATTTCGGTGGAGAACTAAACGAAAACTAAACAAAGACCACTGAGGATTTTCGAGACATGCGCagtttttaatgttttttggGGAGACAACTTGCACAGCTGTTCTGTTGTTTACAAATGTTTGGGAACTGAACAGACCGCGATTTCTGATGGTTTTCCATCGAATGCATCCAATCGATGGATGGACGGTATGTGGTCGATCATTATCAGCTTTCGTTTATTTACAATTATCTGGGGTTCCATAATGTCGATTCAGCCTCAATGGAGTGTGGAATTTTCAATTAACACGTTCGATAATAAGGGAAGGAGGGCTCAATACAGTGATTCTTCGAATAGGGAATTTtggaaattagttttacatttttataggttcggatttaaaaaaaaattattttgtattattgaaaaaccttttcaaaaatgtaaaatcaaaattttatatagtttaaattgtaaaaattaaacctttaaatcaataaaaaatattatacgTTTGTATGTAGTTGCCTGAAACcgaacatttttaattttagaaccCAAACTACTGTGCTATTCAAAACATTCGAAGCGTGAAACTGCTGATTAAAATCATAAACAAAAACTGTAAGGTAAATGGACATTCATTAATAATGCGCACTAAATTTACAAAATGATGCGATAATCGCGGCAATCCAAATTAGGAAATGGCACGAAATTCAGAGAGCTTAATAGAGAACCTAAACAAAACGACAGTGAGAGAACTGTTAAGATATATGGTTATTGAGTGATTCATTTGGCGAGGCTGAAATCCAGGCCGTTAGCATTTGAATTGGCTTCTATTGAAGGATGCGGTGGGAACACGCTTTAGCTTTTTGCGTTAGCTTTGGCCAACGCATCTAATGAATCACTAATGGAATCACGGCGACCAACAAACAGCAGCTGGAGAggtaaaaaaataacaaaataaaaaaggcaAACGAGCAACAGGTTTTGCGGATGGTTCTTGCTCGGTGCACAGAAAACAATTATGAGTTCAATTTACTTAGCAAAAATAGCAACTTTTTtgcaaacatatttttaaagatttttaaaatccATTAGTTCTTATCAAAATGCTATTAACAATCGAGAATGTTCTACATTCAGCGATAATTTCAAcaaatgtaaaatttttttcaatatttcaaAGCAAGAGGTtagttatttttcaaaaaagaTTTGAATTAACATACGTATTTATAAAGATAAATGTAATATTCTAtgttaatttaataatattaaaaaatttaaaaatagtaattacattaaaaatgttataattCGATTTTAGAaaccaaaattttttttggaaaatttttgtttaggAAGGATATTTTTTTGTAAGTGTGTCGAATGGGCGTGCCAACTGTCTGCAAATCATTCACAATGGTCGGCTAGAGAaatcatatttaatattatttattatgaCTCCGCAAAAGGCCAATTGTGAATGGAGTGGTATGTGTGTGGGAGGTGGAGTACAAGGAGGGGGTGGAGGATGAGGAGGGGGAAAGAGTGGAGCGACAAGTTCAAGCAGGGCAACAATTTCTTTTCAGGTCGCTAATacacacatatgtacatacataagTAAGCATGTGCGGAGGAAATGCTTTCAACAAGATTTCTTTGGCCAAAGAATTTACAGCAATTGCCTCTTTCTCTATTTTGTTTACATGCACTGCATCTCTTTCCCTCCCCTCCCCACTCCATCCCTTTCCCACACCATTAGTGTGTGCGTGTGCTGCAACTGCGAAAATGTAAACAAGTATAAAAACGTCTAATAACCGCTGGAATTCCAAGAAGCGAAGCGAGAATTAGTAAAAATGCGCTCACCTTCGTTTTGATATCTGTGTCGCCTGCTcacttttgattttttttcggtGGTTTACGTCATAAGACCAGAAAAATAATGGCTTGCcactctcacacacacacagccacAATCaagcaaacacacacacaaactcGCGATCAAACGGCttttgttgtggttgttgttttcGGTTTCtggctttttgtttgttttattgCGCGACGCTTGGCACAAAAAAACAAGCTGCGCGCACCGCTTCGAAAACTTCGTCGTTAGCTTTTCTCTCAGTGTATTATATCGTACTCATTTAGTTGTTGTTGGTCTCGAGTTTTGGCCACTTGTTGCTCTTCTAACGCTAATCACAACAGAAAAACACTCTGCTATCCGGCTTTTTTGCAACGCAAACACTTGGCTGGTTCGTTATTGGCCACTTGGCATATAGATCGCTGGCTTTTTGCGGCCGTTAATCGCAGAAAACACAAAATCTTGGCACAAGCGATTCGATTTGCACAGCGCGTTGAGTTGATCGGAATTGGTGTGACCGTTGCGGGATCGTAAAAAGATACTAGCAGTAAAACGCACTAAAATATACCATAGCTCAACCACGGCGTGGACTTAGCTCGGACTCGAATCAAAGCACGTCTTAAGCCCATATTCTTTAATAACTTatctttaatttatttcaagTTGTATTTCAAAACAAGTAAAATAGAGACGATTGCGATCTTAagattttcatatttatttatttgcagaACACCCTCACTTATGAGaggaaaatatttgtaataaGTTGGCAGCTCTTGTTCAACCAACAGCTGATTTGTACATAGAGATGGACAAACTTCGATGTTCGCAAAACAGACGAACCATCGACAATCGCCTACAGCGTGATTGAAATTGCTAATTTCTCGTCAGGATTGGTGCACCTCCTGGACGTATGCCGAAATTCAATAGGATGCAACGTGACAGGGACACCTCCGGCTCCTACGCCCGCAAGCCCAGACACCCACCGGGTCTCAAGGGCAAGGACATCGGCCTTTACTACCGCAATCTCGCCCGGCAGCAAAAGAAGGACAGAGGCGAGGAACAGCCGCAAATCCGATTGGGCTGCAATGTCAGCGTTCCCAGTGGCGTCCTAACGCGCGTCAAGGAGTTCATGGAGGAATACAACCGAGCACCAACCAGGGATAAACGCGATGTGGATGCCCAGTTTAAGCGGCAGTTCCGGCATCTTTTGAAAGTCAATTTCGAGGACTTCGTGGCGGAGACCAAGGAGAAGAACGAGGGCTTGGACTACACCAATGCCAAACTGGACGAGACGCTGCAGCTGGAGCTAGAGCAGCGCCAGCAGGAGGATAATGGCAGGGAACGCCTGGCGGCGCGGAATAAACTGCCCACTATGAAATACGCCAAGAAAATCGTCAAGGCTGTGCGGAAAAACCAAGTGATCCTGATCGTGGGCAGCACTGGCTGTGGCAAGACCACCCAGGTACCACAAATCCTCCTGGACGATGCCATTTCCCGGGGCTGTGCCTCGTCGTGCCGCATTGTTTGCACCCAGCCACGAAGGATTTCAGCAATAACCATTGCCGAGTGGGTTAGTTACGAGCGTTGCGAAAGTCTGGGCAACTCGGTGGGCTACCAGATTCGCCTGGAGAGCAGGAAGCCCCGCGAAAGGGCTTCCATAACGTACTGCACCACAGGAGTTCTGCTGCAGCAGCTCCAATCCGATCCATTGATGCACAATCTGAGtgtcttgattttggatgaAATCCACGAACGCAGTGTGGAAACTGATCTATTAATGGGTCTTCTGAAGGTTATTTTGCCCCATAGACCCGATCTGAAAGTAATCCTTATGAGCGCCACTGTGCGGGAACAGGATTTCTGCGACTATTTCGACAACTGTCCCATGTTTAACATCGAAGGCGTAATGTTTCCCGTTCAAATGCTCTATCTGGAAGATGTCCTGGCCAAGACGAACTACCAGTTCCAGAAGTCCCGCGATCGTCGTCCTAAGCGTGATGGCCCTGAGCGGCAGATGAACCATGCAGCGATGATAGAACCTTATCTGCGGCGCATCAGGAACTCGTACGACAGTCGTGTGCTGGAGAAATTGCGTCTGCCGGAATCGGAGGGCTGCGAGGACATTGATTTTATAGCCGATCTCGTTTACTACATATGTGAAAACGAGCCAGAGGGTGCCATTTTAGTCTTTCTGCCGGGCTATGATAAAATCTCGCAGCTGTACACTCTTCTGGACAAACCAAAAACTCCGAAGGGCCAAAGATGGAGGGATCACATAGCAGTCTTTCCTTTACATTCCCTAATGCAATCAGGGGAACAGCAGGCGGTGTTCAAACGTCCACCAAAGGGCAAACGGAAGGTCATCATCTCCACGATTATTGCTGAGACATCGGTGACCATTGACGACGTGGTTTATGTGATCAACCCTGGTCGTACGAAGGCCACCAACTATGACATTGAAACTAACATACAAATGCTTGAGGAAGTGTGGGTGACCAAGGCAAATACGCAGCAGCGGAAGGGCAGAGCAGGTCGAGTTCGGCCTGGAATATGCTATAATCTGTTCAGCCGTGCTAGGGAGGACCGGATGGCCGATATTCCAACGCCGGAGATACTGCGCTCCAAGCTGGAATCCATAATTTTAAGCCTGAAGCTACTGCACATCGATGATCCGTATCGGTTCTTGCAAACACTGATTAATGCCCCCAATCCCGATGCAATTAAGATTGGAGTGGACCTACTGATGCGGTGAGTTAAAAGGAATGCGCTTTTActttcaaaatattattatcttGTTATTCAGTATTGACGCACTGGACAAGACGGGCACCCTCACTCCGCTGGGCATGCACTTGGCCAAGCTGCCCATCGATCCGCAGATGGGCAAAATGATACTGATGTCGGCTCTCTTTTGCTGCTTGGATCCCATTACTTCGGCGGCGGCTGCTTTGTCGTTCAAGTCGCCGTTTTACTCGCCCTTGGGACAAGAAAGTCGAGTGGACGAGATCAAGCGGAGAATGTCCAACAATATGCGTAGTGATCATCTGTTGGTGCACAGCACCATTGTTGCCTACCGTGAAAGTCGCTATGCGCATGCGGACCGTGACTTTTGCTATCAGAATTTCCTCAGCTCCATGACACTGCAGCAGCTGGAGAGGATGAAGAATCAGTTCAGTGAACTTCTATACAACTACAAGTGAGATTGTCAACCGATTAACTAAACTAAATGCTCATAGCTCGCGATGTTACAGATTTCTTACATCCTCCAACTGCAAGGATTCTGCATCCAACATGAATTCAGAAAAGATTCCCTTGTTAAGGGCCATAATTGGAGCGGGTCTCTATCCCAACATGGCCCACTTGCGGTTGGTATTATTTAAtcaaactaaaaacaaaaagtttcATGTATTTGTTTTCAGAAAATCGCGTCAAATTAAGAACCGAGTACGTGCAATTCATACCATGGCAACGGACGATGGACGTCGTGTGAACTTCCATCCCTCCTCGGTGAACAGTGGCGAGAGTGGCTTCGATTCGGAATATTTTGTCTATTTCCAGCGACAGAAGTCTACTGATCTTTTTCTCCTAGATTCCACAATGGTTTTTCCCATGGCGCTGATCATTTTCGGTGATGGTGTGGAGGCAGGGGTAACTGAAAACAAGCATTATTTATGCGTGGCCAAGACTTATTAGTGAGTATACAAAATCTTTCGTTAAATTatgattaaaaataattatttcccCCAGCTTCAAATGCGATCAAGAAACTGCCGACGTAGTCCTAGAACTGCGTGGCAATCTGGAAAAGTTGCTGCTCAAAAAGGCTTTGTATCCGGCACCCATTGAAGATAATGGATATGAAAAGCAGTTGATAAAGTAAGgtcaatttaaaaatgatttcttacatttaatttaaaaatgttttgctTACTCAACAGAGCTATTGAATTGCTTCTATCGTTAGACGAAAGTATGGGCGAGGACTATATGTCCTCCGATGAAATCGATGACATCTAACCTGCCTCATTAGCCTGGTGTTTTCATTTATTGTTTAGCAAAACATAGTATAtgttaataataaattataggTGCAAACTAGTGATGCAATAACAAAATTTCTTGGTAAATGCGCCTTTTAGTCGTCCTCCAGTAGAGCAAATACGTTGCGGGACCTGGGCGCGTCCTCCTCGATGGCGCACTCGTCTTCATCGGCATTTGTCTCGTCATTGGAGCTGTCCTCGTCTTCATCATCGCTGTCGGCGgctaaaaaatattgtttgatttttttaatataaatttgtatttttctgTATGTAGTGACTCACTGTCCGAGCAGACTGATGACGTGTCGCCGTTGGTCTCACTCTCCGGTTCTTCTAGATCCACTTGCTGGTACTTCTTGACCTCGGCCAGATCGGGATGCAGGAGCCATTGATCCCGTCGCTCCTCAAAGCCCGGCGGGTAGAACTGCAGTACCAGCAGCTGTTGTCCAGCCAGGGCCAGGCGAAGAATGTGATTGGCGGCCCTATAGCGATCCGGCCTGGCCGCCTTGGCGGTGAGGAATCCCCTCTTGTATGCCCACGCATCGGAAATGGCCACCGCCGACCACTCATCATAGTCTTCAGGCAGGTGAAGCCTCAGCAGCTGCGGTAAATTCAAGTTTTCGCCGAgaatcttcagggagcggtaGGGAACAGACAGCTG is a genomic window of Drosophila suzukii chromosome 2L, CBGP_Dsuzu_IsoJpt1.0, whole genome shotgun sequence containing:
- the dia gene encoding protein diaphanous isoform X2, with product MSRHEKTKSTGGGILDSLFGRPSKSKGGTIGSGTLTHGGRPVSQDNYVVPGVEDFEQYIQQLTVAELDAKFLEIIEDMNIPKDKREPLLAKSKEERQKMLLWHLKGKNSLERSANSRFEKPIDYVEYLQNGEHSTHKVYQCVESLRVALTSNPISWIKEFGVAGIGTIEKLLARSKKDASYDKIEFEAIRCLKAIMNNTWGLNVVLNPDQHSVVLLLAQSLDPRKPQTMCEALKLLASFCIVYERNGYEKVLRAITTIAATSFKASERFRPIVDALFATDQLDPKRELACHSLIFINTLTNTPTDLNFRLHLRCEIMRMGLYDRLDEFTKIVEASNNDALQQHFKIFNEIREDDFEEFVQRFDNVTFNMDDATDCFDVLKNLVTDTTSEPYFLSILQHLLYIRDDFYFRPAYYQLIEECISQIVFHKGYCDPNFENRNFNIDTSLLLDDIVEKAKAKESKRSEEYEKKIEQLESAKQEAEAKAAHLEEKVKLMEANGVAAPSPNKLPKVNIPMPPPPPGGGPPPPPPPPMPGRAGGGPPPPPPPPMPGRAGGPPPPPPPPGMGGPPPPPMPGMIRPGGPPPPPMMMGPMVPVLPHGLKPKKKWDVKNPMKRANWKAIVPAKMSDKAFWVKCQEDKLAQDDFLAELAVKFSSKPVKKEQKDAVDKPTTLTKKNVDLRVLDSKTAQNLAIMLGGSLKHLSYEQIKICLLRCDTAILSSNILQQLIQYLPPPEQLKRLQEIKAKGEPLPPIEQFAATIGEIKRLSPRLHNLNFKLTYADMVQDIKPDIVAGTAACEEVRNSKKFSKILELILLLGNYMNSGSKNEAAFGFEISYLTKLSNTKDADNKQTLLHYLADLVEKKFPDALNFYDDLSHVNKASRVNMDAIQKAMRQMNSAVKNLETDLQNNKVPQCDDDKFSEVMGKFAEECRQQVDVLGKMQLQMEKLYKDLSEYYAFDPSKYTMEEFFADIKTFKDAFQSAHNDNVRVREELEKKRRLQEAREQSAREQQERQQRKKAVVDMDAPQTQEGVMDSLLEALQTGSAFGQRNRQARRQRPAGAERRAQLSRSRSRTRVTNGQLMTREMILNEVLGSA
- the dia gene encoding protein diaphanous isoform X1, yielding MRLKKLGMSRHEKTKSTGGGILDSLFGRPSKSKGGTIGSGTLTHGGRPVSQDNYVVPGVEDFEQYIQQLTVAELDAKFLEIIEDMNIPKDKREPLLAKSKEERQKMLLWHLKGKNSLERSANSRFEKPIDYVEYLQNGEHSTHKVYQCVESLRVALTSNPISWIKEFGVAGIGTIEKLLARSKKDASYDKIEFEAIRCLKAIMNNTWGLNVVLNPDQHSVVLLLAQSLDPRKPQTMCEALKLLASFCIVYERNGYEKVLRAITTIAATSFKASERFRPIVDALFATDQLDPKRELACHSLIFINTLTNTPTDLNFRLHLRCEIMRMGLYDRLDEFTKIVEASNNDALQQHFKIFNEIREDDFEEFVQRFDNVTFNMDDATDCFDVLKNLVTDTTSEPYFLSILQHLLYIRDDFYFRPAYYQLIEECISQIVFHKGYCDPNFENRNFNIDTSLLLDDIVEKAKAKESKRSEEYEKKIEQLESAKQEAEAKAAHLEEKVKLMEANGVAAPSPNKLPKVNIPMPPPPPGGGPPPPPPPPMPGRAGGGPPPPPPPPMPGRAGGPPPPPPPPGMGGPPPPPMPGMIRPGGPPPPPMMMGPMVPVLPHGLKPKKKWDVKNPMKRANWKAIVPAKMSDKAFWVKCQEDKLAQDDFLAELAVKFSSKPVKKEQKDAVDKPTTLTKKNVDLRVLDSKTAQNLAIMLGGSLKHLSYEQIKICLLRCDTAILSSNILQQLIQYLPPPEQLKRLQEIKAKGEPLPPIEQFAATIGEIKRLSPRLHNLNFKLTYADMVQDIKPDIVAGTAACEEVRNSKKFSKILELILLLGNYMNSGSKNEAAFGFEISYLTKLSNTKDADNKQTLLHYLADLVEKKFPDALNFYDDLSHVNKASRVNMDAIQKAMRQMNSAVKNLETDLQNNKVPQCDDDKFSEVMGKFAEECRQQVDVLGKMQLQMEKLYKDLSEYYAFDPSKYTMEEFFADIKTFKDAFQSAHNDNVRVREELEKKRRLQEAREQSAREQQERQQRKKAVVDMDAPQTQEGVMDSLLEALQTGSAFGQRNRQARRQRPAGAERRAQLSRSRSRTRVTNGQLMTREMILNEVLGSA